In Rhodamnia argentea isolate NSW1041297 chromosome 4, ASM2092103v1, whole genome shotgun sequence, the following proteins share a genomic window:
- the LOC125314809 gene encoding disease resistance protein L6-like, translated as MASSEAGTSSDVEQAIGDEYQVFLSFRGPDTRYGFTDFLYHGLVDAGVRVFRDEDELHVGEVIGGNLLRAINNSTIYIPIFSQTYAFSKCCLRELTHIVDNVSRSNGRKSILSIFFNVEPEDVKLKTSLYAGAFSEHENKFPEEVEKWRKALAEVDEIKGWNVKRDQSQATIVKLVVAKVLEKLELKQKSVTEHLVGHDDRVKHLTELLDVDHPDVRLIGIYGMGGIGKTTIAKVVFNELSSHFGKCCSFLENVRESMSTKDGIVQLQKKLLSDIVSSACAEGVKDSDQGMRRIGEMLRNKKVLVVLDDTDNKEHIEGLIGNGSLRSGSRIIITTRNTTILDVSEFKDKMIPYEMLKMDDALAHQLFCQHAFGKDFPLDDYQGLTREIVSTTGGLPLAIKVIGSVLYQRNKAFWKETLVRLRNVPEEEILKKLKISYDDLDVFQKQIFLDIACFFVNESKADAIYMWTNCQFYPERGIEVLTRKCLIKTLDNDKLWMHDQLIDMGREIVRQEGPSDLGKRSRLWSAKEALEMIRTKERKGEVRVLEISGLDGSIEITNEDFERLPNLRFLKLCYGDFVGDFAKCRSKLRWISWYPALQDFRAVNFYLDHVVVFKLHWSRFTDDSKAWDLIKEARNLKVLSLERCDDITTIPNLSKCLGLERLTLAYCSQLERIESFIGDLRSLIKLEIKGCRSLIDLPEEMGALVKLELFSLSGCSRLRELPRSLGNLTSLIELDLTDTRIRELPSSIGKFISLRILRVPIGPFYYGGKADFRFPSGISTLVNLEELDLSRREGMKGEIPIGIGELSSLRILNLQFTSICGIPRTINRLHRLQTPNLGLCHQIQKLPELPTNLTSLCLESRSLISVPNLSNLTNLVELRLSDDSSSNLVPGCNLRWIGRLSRLKRLELNQAKVPAPPELVSLSHPEKLVLEHLDFEPLMQLPFSHRGLRNLSILKFCGLNMEEIALVGLPRLEEFTIKCCSLRRLSISSELKKLQQVSVLGCNELDEIQFLGLPRSSEYPRVHKCESLTGISGLSYLKNPERPKIYCCNVLTDVQGLNELVSPKSLEVTGCASLRRLIDASCTKIPDDCKVLIRACGAFVPHSVGMMHLKRYRVVILSNKVKPRLHQCAVDFCLIPSS; from the exons ATGGCAAGCTCAGAGGCAGGAACGAGCAGTGATGTTGAACAAGCAATAGGAGATGAGTACCAAgtgttcttgagtttcagaggtCCCGATACTCGTTACGGATTCACAGACTTCCTCTATCATGGCTTGGTAGATGCGGGAGTCCGCGTATTTAGGGACGAAGATGAGCTCCACGTCGGCGAAGTGATTGGTGGGAACCTTCTGCGTGCTATCAACAACTCCACGATCTACATACCTATCTTCTCCCAAACTTATGCTTTCAGCAAATGTTGCCTCCGTGAGCTCACGCACATAGTAGACAACGTGTCTAGGTCGAACGGTAGAAAAAGcatcctttccatttttttcaacGTGGAACCCGAGGATGTCAAGCTTAAGACTTCACTATATGCGGGTGCTTTCTCGGAACACGAGAATAAGTTTCCCGAGGAAGTCGAGAAATGGAGAAAGGCTCTTGCAGAGGTGGATGAAATCAAGGGATGGAACGTGAAAAGGGACCAAAG CCAAGCAACAATTGTCAAATTGGTCGTTGCAAAGGTTTTAGAGAAACTGGAGCTAAAACAAAAATCAGTGACTGAGCATTTAGTTGGACATGATGATCGGGTGAAGCACTTGACAGAGTTATTAGATGTCGACCATCCTGATGTGCGGCTCATTGGAATTTATGGAATGGGCGGCATTGGTAAAACAACCATTGCCAAAGTCGTCTTCAATGAACTATCTTCCCACTTTGGAAAGTGTTGCAGTTTCCTTGAGAACGTTCGAGAAAGCATGTCGACCAAGGACGGCATAGTCCAATTGCAGAAGAAGTTATTGTCTGACATTGTTAGTTCTGCATGTGCAGAAGGAGTCAAGGATAGTGACCAAGGAATGAGAAGGATTGGAGAAATGCTCCGCAATAAGAAGGTCCTTGTGGTTCTGGATGATACTGATAATAAAGAGCACATTGAGGGACTAATAGGAAATGGGTCCTTACGTTCGGGTTCCAGGATAATCATTACAACGAGAAATACAACTATTCTAGATGTTTCGGAATTCAAAGATAAAATGATACCATATGAGATGCTTAAGATGGATGATGCTCTTGCACATCAACTTTTTTGTCAGCATGCCTTTGGCAAAGACTTTCCTTTGGATGATTATCAGGGGCTTACGAGGGAAATTGTCTCAACTACAGGAGGGCTCCCTTTGGCAATTAAAGTGATAGGTTCGGTACTTTATCAGAGAAACAAAGCATTTTGGAAAGAAACTTTGGTCAGGTTAAGGAATGTACCTGAGGAAGAGATTCTAAAAAAGCTAAAGATTAGCTATGATGACCTAGATGTAtttcaaaaacaaattttcctcgatattgcatgCTTTTTTGTCAATGAGAGTAAGGCGGATGCAATTTACATGTGGACTAATTGTCAATTTTATCCCGAAAGAGGAATTGAAGTCCTTACCAGGAAGTGCTTGATAAAGACATTGGACAATGATAAACTCtggatgcacgatcaactcATAGATATGGGAAGGGAAATCGTCCGTCAAGAAGGTCCAAGTGATCTTGGCAAGCGGAGCAGGCTGTGGAGTGCAAAAGAGGCACTCGAAATGATAAGAACCAAAGAG AGGAAGGGCGAGGTTCGAGTGCTTGAGATAAGTGGATTGGATGGCTCCATAGAGATCACTAATGAAGACTTTGAAAGGTTACCAAATCTAAGATTCCTCAAGTTATGCTATGGAGATTTTGTTGGGGACTTTGCAAAGTGTCGTTCGAAGTTGAGATGGATTTCTTGGTATCCCGCTCTTCAGGATTTTAGAGCAGTCAATTTTTATTTGGATCATGTTGTTGTTTTTAAACTTCACTGGAGTCGCTTCACAGATGATTCAAAAGCATGGGACTTAATCAAG GAGGCAcggaatttgaaagttttatctCTTGAAAGGTGTGATGACATAACGACAATTCCAAACTTGTCTAAATGCTTGGGTTTAGAGAGGTTGACTCTTGCGTACTGCTCCCAACTAGAGAGAATTGAAAGCTTCATTGGAGATCTACGATCATTGATTAAGTTAGAGATTAAGGGGTGCCGTAGTCTTATAGATTTGCCCGAAGAAATGGGGGCACTGGTGAAGCTTGAGCTCTTCTCATTGTCGGGATGTTCCAGGTTGAGAGAGCTTCCACGCTCACTTGGGAATTTAACCTCATTGATAGAGTTGGACTTAACGGATACAAGGATAAGGGAACTTCCCAGCTCCATTGGAAAGTTCATATCACTCCGCATCTTGCGTGTTCCAATTGGTCCTTTTTATTATGGTGGGAAGGCTGATTTCCGGTTTCCTAGTGGCATCAGCACTTTGGTAAATCTTGAAGAGCTGGATCTCTCTAGGCGTGAAGGAATGAAAGGTGAAATTCCTATTGGAATTGGTGAATTGTCATCTTTAAGAATCCTAAATTTACAATTCACCAGTATTTGCGGAATTCCAAGGACAATCAACAGGCTTCATCGCCTCCAAACACCGAACTTAGGACTCTGTCATCAGATTCAAAAATTGCCCGAGCTTCCCACGAATTTGACCAGCCTATGTCTTGAATCTAGATCGTTGATCTCAGTACCTAATCTGTCGAACCTCACTAATTTGGTCGAATTGCGACTAAGTGATGACTCAAGTTCAAACCTAGTCCCAGGATGCAACTTAAGGTGGATTGGGAGGTTATCTAGACTGAAAAGGTTAGAGTTAAATCAGGCGAAAGTCCCCGCACCTCCAGAGTTGGTTTCTCTTTCTCATCCGGAAAAGCTTGTTCTGGAACACCTAGACTTCGAACCCCTCATGCAGCTTCCGTTTTCCCACCGGGGTTTGAGAAATTTGTCGATTTTAAAGTTCTGTGGGTTGAACATGGAAGAGATAGCACTCGTGGGACTTCCACGGCTGGAGGAATTCACTATCAAGTGCTGTTCACTTCGAAGATTATCCATTTCTTCGGAACTAAAGAAGCTACAGCAAGTGAGTGTGTTAGGATGTAATGAGCTAGATGAGATACAATTTTTGGGTCTTCCGAGATCATCGGAATATCCGAGAGTTCATAAGTGCGAATCTCTGACCGGAATAAGCGGGTTATCATACTTGAAGAACCCGGAGAGACCGAAAATCTATTGCTGCAATGTACTTACCGATGTCCAGGGCCTAAACGAGCTAGTCTCTCCGAAATCCTTGGAGGTCACCGGTTGCGCGTCATTGAGAAGGTTGATTGATGCATCTTGCACAAAAATTCCAGATGATTGCAAAGTCTTAATAAGGGCATGTGGAGCCTTTGTCCCGCATTCTGTTGGGATGATGCATTTGAAGCGTTACAGAGTGGTGATTCTATCGAACAAGGTGAAACCTCGTCttcatcaatgtgcggtagactTCTGTTTGATTCCTTCTTCTTAG